The Candidatus Delongbacteria bacterium genome includes a region encoding these proteins:
- the amrS gene encoding AmmeMemoRadiSam system radical SAM enzyme produces MLKSQTARQPDPPAVVSSAMTHSSSLSIGHEARWWRPLENGRVLCELCPRECRPAPGQRAYCLVRRNEGGRLVTDAWDAGLGFAADPIEKKPLYHVQPGSRVLSFGTAGCNLGCVHCQNASMSQSKAALGRMERATPSMILRAAHKQGCAGLAYTYNEPVIFGEFLLACAEAARAAGLFNVMVSNGYVALPAAREIYRQIDAVNVDLKGFREDAHRRLTRGRLAPVLDVLRWLRRETTVWLELTTLLIPGHNDNAEELGDLTRWVAGELGPDTPLHLTAFHPDHRLLDVPRTPAETLLRARQIALAAGLRFVYLGNLPLAEGRDTHCPACGVVCVVRDGWGKSSVRLVKGGCPGCGAGVPGLWIGRRA; encoded by the coding sequence GTGCTGAAATCACAAACGGCCCGCCAGCCGGACCCGCCCGCGGTGGTATCTTCGGCCATGACCCACAGCTCATCCCTTTCCATCGGCCACGAGGCCCGCTGGTGGCGCCCGTTGGAGAACGGCCGCGTGCTCTGCGAACTCTGCCCGCGCGAGTGCCGCCCGGCGCCGGGCCAGCGCGCCTACTGCCTGGTGCGGCGCAACGAGGGCGGCCGGCTGGTCACGGACGCCTGGGACGCCGGGCTGGGCTTCGCCGCCGACCCCATCGAAAAGAAGCCCCTGTATCACGTCCAGCCGGGCAGCCGCGTGCTCTCCTTCGGCACGGCGGGCTGCAACCTGGGCTGCGTGCACTGCCAGAACGCGTCCATGAGCCAGTCCAAGGCGGCGCTGGGGCGAATGGAGCGCGCCACTCCGTCGATGATCCTGCGGGCCGCCCACAAGCAGGGCTGCGCGGGGCTGGCCTACACCTACAACGAGCCCGTGATCTTCGGGGAGTTCCTGCTGGCCTGCGCGGAAGCTGCGCGGGCGGCGGGCTTGTTCAACGTGATGGTCAGCAACGGCTACGTGGCGCTGCCGGCGGCGCGCGAGATCTACCGGCAAATCGATGCGGTCAACGTGGACCTGAAGGGCTTCCGCGAGGACGCCCACCGCCGGCTGACCCGCGGCCGGCTGGCCCCGGTGCTGGACGTGCTGCGCTGGCTGCGCCGTGAGACAACGGTCTGGCTGGAGCTGACCACCCTGCTGATTCCCGGCCACAACGACAATGCCGAGGAACTGGGCGATCTGACGCGCTGGGTGGCGGGCGAACTGGGTCCGGACACGCCCCTGCACCTGACGGCCTTCCACCCGGATCACCGGCTGCTGGATGTTCCGCGCACGCCGGCCGAGACGCTGCTGCGCGCCCGCCAGATCGCCCTGGCCGCCGGCCTGCGCTTCGTCTACCTGGGCAACCTGCCGCTGGCCGAGGGCCGGGATACGCACTGCCCCGCCTGCGGCGTGGTCTGCGTGGTGCGCGATGGGTGGGGGAAGAGTTCGGTGCGGCTCGTGAAGGGGGGTTGTCCGGGTTGTGGCGCGGGGGTGCCGGGCTTGTGGATCGGCCGGCGCGCGTGA
- a CDS encoding DinB family protein codes for MSSELERLAEQLQLALEGDAWHGPSVLGGLDGVAAEQASSHPIPTAHSMWELVLHIRSDYTLILRRLAGDGRPFTPEEDWPACPPATAENWREAVEELRRLNLQLREAVLAFPAHRLDEPLVSEVPYSAYTQFIGVTQHNLYHAGQISLLKRALTTI; via the coding sequence ATGTCCAGCGAATTGGAACGGCTGGCGGAACAGCTTCAGCTGGCACTGGAAGGCGATGCCTGGCACGGCCCTTCAGTGCTTGGCGGCCTTGACGGCGTCGCGGCGGAACAAGCAAGCAGCCACCCGATCCCGACTGCGCACAGCATGTGGGAACTCGTTCTGCACATCCGCAGCGATTACACCCTCATTCTGCGCCGACTGGCCGGGGATGGGCGCCCGTTCACGCCGGAAGAAGATTGGCCAGCTTGTCCGCCGGCCACGGCCGAAAACTGGCGTGAAGCCGTGGAAGAGCTTCGCCGCTTGAATCTGCAGCTCCGTGAAGCCGTGCTGGCATTTCCTGCGCACCGGCTTGACGAGCCGCTTGTTAGCGAGGTCCCGTACTCGGCGTACACTCAGTTCATTGGTGTGACACAGCACAACTTGTATCATGCTGGCCAAATATCTCTACTTAAGCGAGCACTGACAACAATCTGA
- the nadS gene encoding NadS family protein — MKQRDFDDLVESVKQAGKIRRSEAKPSRIIAFKPADIKDIRLTLGKSQVEFALMIGVSVATLRNWEQGRRTPDGPAMALLKVAAKNPKAVASALS, encoded by the coding sequence ATGAAGCAGCGAGACTTCGACGATCTCGTCGAAAGTGTCAAGCAGGCGGGGAAGATCCGTCGCAGTGAGGCGAAGCCGTCGCGCATCATTGCGTTCAAGCCTGCGGATATCAAGGACATACGATTGACGTTGGGCAAGTCCCAGGTCGAGTTTGCGTTGATGATCGGCGTAAGTGTCGCAACCCTGCGCAATTGGGAACAGGGCCGGCGTACCCCGGACGGTCCAGCCATGGCGTTACTCAAAGTGGCGGCAAAGAATCCCAAAGCCGTAGCCTCCGCTTTGAGCTAA
- a CDS encoding type II toxin-antitoxin system RelE/ParE family toxin: protein MRFIETPIFTRLVKALVPDEDYRALQLALMLRPEQGALIQGSGGLRKIRWGGSGRGKSGGLRIIYFWDNEQAAFYMLLAFAKNEQEDLTPEQLRILSRLVREEFK from the coding sequence ATGCGATTCATAGAAACGCCGATCTTCACTCGACTCGTGAAAGCCCTTGTCCCAGATGAGGATTACCGGGCCTTGCAGTTGGCTCTCATGCTGCGGCCAGAGCAAGGAGCTCTCATTCAGGGATCCGGGGGACTCCGCAAGATTCGCTGGGGTGGATCCGGTCGGGGGAAGAGCGGCGGCCTTCGGATCATCTACTTCTGGGACAACGAGCAGGCCGCATTTTACATGCTCCTGGCTTTTGCAAAAAACGAACAAGAAGACCTGACACCAGAGCAGCTCCGGATTCTGAGTCGGTTGGTCAGAGAGGAATTCAAATGA
- a CDS encoding type II toxin-antitoxin system PemK/MazF family toxin yields the protein MVEVVQGEVWWADLAEPQGSSPGFRRPVVVVQGDPLNRSRISTVVCVPLTSNVKWAAAPGNVALAAKITGLSKDSVANVSQIVTIDKECLVERVGRLNPAILAQVMNGIDVVLGK from the coding sequence ATGGTAGAAGTGGTTCAGGGCGAAGTTTGGTGGGCGGACTTGGCAGAGCCGCAAGGATCGTCACCAGGGTTTCGCCGGCCGGTCGTCGTTGTTCAAGGTGACCCATTGAACCGAAGTCGAATCTCCACTGTGGTTTGCGTCCCGTTGACAAGCAACGTGAAATGGGCTGCGGCGCCTGGAAACGTGGCGCTTGCAGCGAAAATCACTGGGCTATCAAAAGACTCGGTTGCTAATGTTTCACAGATAGTGACAATAGACAAGGAATGTTTAGTAGAACGTGTTGGTAGATTGAATCCAGCAATATTGGCTCAAGTGATGAACGGCATTGATGTTGTCTTAGGGAAATAG